In Dromaius novaehollandiae isolate bDroNov1 chromosome 2, bDroNov1.hap1, whole genome shotgun sequence, one DNA window encodes the following:
- the RNF138 gene encoding E3 ubiquitin-protein ligase RNF138 isoform X2, with the protein MAEEAAAACFSEDDFYCPVCQEVFKTPVRTMNCQHVFCRKCFLTAIRESGTHCPLCRGSVTKKERSYPKRALDVENNMKKASGGCRCCEKQVRFSWMRQHYKTCKKYQDEYGVSSIIPNLQISQDSTGNSRSDTISDNGERANNQTLQGDTSGHPTFKCPLCQEANFTRQRLLDHCNNRHLYQIVPVICPICVSLPWADSNQVTRNLVSHLNLRHQFDYGEFVNLQLDEEAQYQNAVQESCHVNF; encoded by the exons ATGGCCGAGGAGGCCGCCGCGGCGTGCTTCAGCGAGGATGACTTTTACTGTCCCGTCTGCCAGGAGGTGTTCAAAACGCCCGTGAGGACGATGAACTGCCAGCACGT GTTTTGCAGGAAGTGCTTCTTGACAGCTATCAGAGAAAGTGGAACACATTGTCCTCTCTGCCGGGGGAGTGTgactaaaaaggaaagatcaTATCCCAAAAGGGCTCTAGATGTTGAAAACAATATGAAGAAAGCTTCTGGGGGCTGTAGATGCTGTGAAAAGCAG GTTAGGTTTTCATGGATGAGGCAGCATTATAAAACGTGTAAGAAGTATCAGGATGAATACGGTGTTTCTTCTATTATACCAAACTTACAGATTTCCCAAGATTCAACAGGGAACAG CAGGAGTGATACAATATCTGATAATGGAGAGAGGGCTAATAATCAGACACTTCAAGGAGATACAAG TGGACATCCAACCTTCAAATGCCCCCTGTGTCAGGAAGCCAATTTTACTAGACAGCGCTTGCTGGACCACTGTAATAATAGACACCTTTATCAGATAGTTCCTGTA ATCTGTCCTATTTGTGTATCTCTTCCTTGGGCAGATTCTAACCAGGTTACAAGAAATCTTGTTAGTCATCTAAATCTAAGACATCAGTTTGACTACGGAGAATTTGTG aaTCTTCAGCTTGATGAAGAAGCCCAGTACCAAAATGCAGTTCAAGAATCCTGTCATGTGAACTTTTAA
- the RNF138 gene encoding E3 ubiquitin-protein ligase RNF138 isoform X1, translating into MAEEAAAACFSEDDFYCPVCQEVFKTPVRTMNCQHVFCRKCFLTAIRESGTHCPLCRGSVTKKERSYPKRALDVENNMKKASGGCRCCEKQVRFSWMRQHYKTCKKYQDEYGVSSIIPNLQISQDSTGNSSRSDTISDNGERANNQTLQGDTSGHPTFKCPLCQEANFTRQRLLDHCNNRHLYQIVPVICPICVSLPWADSNQVTRNLVSHLNLRHQFDYGEFVNLQLDEEAQYQNAVQESCHVNF; encoded by the exons ATGGCCGAGGAGGCCGCCGCGGCGTGCTTCAGCGAGGATGACTTTTACTGTCCCGTCTGCCAGGAGGTGTTCAAAACGCCCGTGAGGACGATGAACTGCCAGCACGT GTTTTGCAGGAAGTGCTTCTTGACAGCTATCAGAGAAAGTGGAACACATTGTCCTCTCTGCCGGGGGAGTGTgactaaaaaggaaagatcaTATCCCAAAAGGGCTCTAGATGTTGAAAACAATATGAAGAAAGCTTCTGGGGGCTGTAGATGCTGTGAAAAGCAG GTTAGGTTTTCATGGATGAGGCAGCATTATAAAACGTGTAAGAAGTATCAGGATGAATACGGTGTTTCTTCTATTATACCAAACTTACAGATTTCCCAAGATTCAACAGGGAACAG TAGCAGGAGTGATACAATATCTGATAATGGAGAGAGGGCTAATAATCAGACACTTCAAGGAGATACAAG TGGACATCCAACCTTCAAATGCCCCCTGTGTCAGGAAGCCAATTTTACTAGACAGCGCTTGCTGGACCACTGTAATAATAGACACCTTTATCAGATAGTTCCTGTA ATCTGTCCTATTTGTGTATCTCTTCCTTGGGCAGATTCTAACCAGGTTACAAGAAATCTTGTTAGTCATCTAAATCTAAGACATCAGTTTGACTACGGAGAATTTGTG aaTCTTCAGCTTGATGAAGAAGCCCAGTACCAAAATGCAGTTCAAGAATCCTGTCATGTGAACTTTTAA